CGCAGTGCGTGACGTGCCACAACGGCAACTATAAGCCGCTGTACGGGGCGCAGATGGTGAAGGACTACCCTGCCCTCTGGGGTCGGGCGGATTGGAACGGCGTGCCCTTCCAGGGGCTCTCGCCGAAGGCGGACACCACGTCTGCCGGTGCGGCTCCGGCCGCTCCTGCCGCCGCCGCACCGGTACCGGCCGTGAAGCGCAGCAGTGCGCGGACCGTGCCTGCGCCGACCGTGATTGGCGGTGCCGTGGGCAGCCCGAACACGCCGAAGTAAGAGCAGTACCGCGCTTCCGCGCACAGGGCCCCTGGCCCACCGCGCGATCGACCCCGTAGTGCCGACTCGGTACTACGGGGTTTCGCGTATCGGCAGTGTGCGGCAGACATCCGGATCGTGACGCACCAACGTAGAGTTCCTGTATCCGCGCGTGACGTCGTCGTCCACGAAACCTCCGTCGCCCCGTCCGCATTCATCTCGCGAGAGCCGGTGCATCGGCCGCCCCCTTTTCCGCCCTCCGAGCGAGCCTTCCCGTGTCCACCCGTCGCCTTCCCGTTTACATCCTCGCCGACGTTTCCGGCTCGATGCAGGGTACCCCCATCGAGTCCGTGAAGTCCGGGATCCGGCAGCTCCATCGCGATCTGCTCGGTGATCCGCAGGCGATCGAGAGTGCCTATCTCTCGGTGCTCACGTTCTCGAATTCCGCCCAGCAGCTCGTACCGCTGACGGAAGTCGCGATGTTCAATCCGCCGGAGTTGCAGGCCAGCGGACAGACGAACTTCGGAGACGGCCTGCGCCTATTGCTCGAGGTGTTCGAGCGCGAGTTGGTGCGCACCACAGCCGATCAGAAGGGTGACTGGCGTCCGCTGGTCTTTATTCTCTCCGACGGCGCGCCCACCGATGTCGACTGGCCCGTCTATGCGCAGCAGCTCCGCGAACGGCGCCCGGCCAACATCATCGCCGTCGCGTGCGGCGACCAAGCCGATGTCGAGGCGCTCAAACAGGTCACCGAGATCGTGATTCAGATGCAGGACATGTCGCCCGACGCCTTCAAGGCCTTCTTCCGCTTCGTGTCGGCGTCGGTGAAACAGACGAGCGCGAAGGTGGGCGCGATGGCCGACGGCGGTGGCATAACGCTGCCGCCTCCGCCGCCCGGCATCACGATCGTACCGTAAACGCGTGCCCGACGAAACTTCGGAATCCGAGACACGCGATACGCTGCTACCCGAGGTCCCGGTGGCAGCACCGGTGGCCGCGGAGCCCGCGCGCGCCATCTGGACGGTCACCCCGCCGATCTCGCCGTGGTGCCCTGCGGAATGGAGCGCGCATCTCGACGCGGTCGCTCCGGGGCTGGTGCGCCCCGACGCGCACGGCCCACTGGCCGAGGCCACCGGCATGCGCGCGGCCCGCGACGGCTGGTCGTTGCTGGTGGCCTCGCGACGCGGCCGCCTGCACGCGCATCGTGGCGATCATCGGGAAGATGCCGGTCAGCTGCTCCTCTTCGATCACGGCTGGTGCGCCGCAGTGGCCGATGGCGCGGGTTCAGCCACGTACAGTCGCCTCGGCGCCGCGATTGCCACGCACGTGGCGACGCACACGGTACGGGAGACCTTGCACCACGGACACGCCGACACCACGCAACCGTCGCTGCTGGGTCGCGCCCTCGAGGCCGGTGCCACGGCGGCCAATCATGCGCTACGCGACTTCGCCGCGAAGTGTGGGCTCGCGCTGCGCGATCTGCGCACCACGTTGCTCGTCGCCGCGCATCACGGCGGCCGAATCGGCTTACTACAGGTGGGCGATGGCGCGTCGGCGTGGCTCAACGCCGATGGCACCGTCTCCCAACCACTCAGCGGGGCGATCACCGAGTTCTCGGGCGAAGTGGCGCACTTTCTTCCCGACGATGGCGCCATCGAACACTTGGTGCAGTCGTTGGTGATCCGCGATGCGGCGCACTGCGCGGCACTCATACTCGCCACCGACGGCGTGGAAGATCCGTGGTATCCGTTCACGCGGCATGCGGGCCCGCTCTACGCGCAACTGCTGCATGGCGTGAACGACGCCGTGAGCGCCGGCGGTGTGACGTCGTCGCATCCGGCCCCGGTGTTGAGCGCCTCCGATCCGGTGCATGCGCTCATCGAGTGGCTGGCCTTCGAGAAGCGCGGCGAGAATGACGATCGCACGTTGTGCGTGATCCGCCAGGACGGCGTCGCATGGGCACCGTAAGCTGTCGCCTGACCGATGGGCGTGTGCTGCAGCTGGAAGACGAACCGGTGGGCACCGGCGCCGAGAAGCGAGTGTTCCTCACCCGTGATCGGCAGTATGCCGTGGGCTTCTACTACGGGTCGCTGAGCGATCGCCGTGAGCGCGTCGATCGGCTCACGCGCATTCTCACGAACTACAATCCCACCCTCGCCGCCAACGGCGCCTACTGGACACCGTACTACTCGTGGCCGGTCGGCATGGTGGACGGCGAGCACGCCGTCCCCACGGACTTCGTGCGCAAGCAGCAACTGGTGTGGCCACCACTCGGTGTCGTCACGCCCACCTATCGCCCCAACTTCTACTTCGCCGATCGTTTCGGCACGAAGCAGGAGAAAGAGGTGCGTTGGTTCACCGGCGGTAAGGCATCGAAGTTCGTGCCGCAGGCCGAAGCGGGATCACTGCTCACGCGTATGCAGATTGCCGTGCGTTTGGCGCGCGCGGTGCGTCGACTGCATATGGCAGGACTCGCACACGCCGACCTGTCGAACAAGAACGTGTTGGTCGATCCCAAGGCCGGCGACGCGTGCATCATCGACATCGACTCACTCGTGGTGCCTGGTGTGGCGCCGCCATCGGTGCTCGGCACACCCGGGTACATCGCACCTGAGGTGCTGGCCAACAAGGCGCAGCCGTCGATCGCGACCGACAAGCACGCGTTGGCGGTGCTGCTCTACGAGCTGTTACTCGAACGCCACCCGCTGCAGGGCAAGAAGGTGAACAGCTCGCGGTCCGCCGAGGAAGACGAAACGCTTTCCATGGGCGCGCAGGCGCTGTTCGTGGAGCATCCCACCGATCGGCGTAATCCGTCGGTGAAAGCCATCGATGTGCCATATACGCGCCTGGGCCCGGCCTTGGCCCAATGTTTCACGCGCACGTTCGTGGATGGATTGCATGCACCTTCCAAGCGCGCGGATGCTGCCGAGTGGGAGCTGGCGTTGTATCGCACGATGCAGCGCATGCACCCGTTGCCGTCGGGCAAGTGGACGATTGTCGGTGCCGGCTTGCCGAATACGTCGTTGCGTGGCGACGAGCGACTGGCGGGCACCCCGCTGGTCGCGCAGCTCTGGCGTGACACCGATCGCGGCATGGTGGACGAGAAGGATCAGCTCGTGCTCTGGCATCACCTCATGCTGCACGACTGGCATCTGTGTCTCGGCACACTACCGGATGAGCGGGCGGATCGCACACCGCGCGGGTACGTGGCACAACACGGTGGCAAGTGGTGGCTGGTGAACACCAGCGACACGCCGTGGTATGTAGAGGGCGGCGCGGCCATTGGCCGCAATGCGTCGGTAGAGTGCGTGAGCGGGCTCGCGTTGCGTATCAGCGATGCGGTCCCGGCGCGCGTGCTGCGCTTCAGCCACGTGGGCTGATTCCGACCTCGGACTCGATCCCCTCTTCGCGTCTCATGACACCGCCTGTCCCGCCGCTTGGCTCGCCGGCCGTTCACGATTCCGACGCATTTCAGCGCGTGGGGCGCGCGCTGATCACGTGCTGGCCGCTGTGGTCGGCGGAACCGGACGTCGGCGATCGCGCCGTGCGCGTAGGGAGGCAACGCAATCGGCTACTCGACGAGACGGGCAGTGATCATCGTCCGCTGGTCGACTTGCTGCTCGACCTCGGCCACACCATCCGCCCCACGCTGCAACGCATCACGCTCACGCCACTCTCGGCATCGGCGTGGGACACGGCCCGCGCGCCGATGGTGCATCAGATCGTATCCACCCGGTATCTGCAGCCCGACGTGGCCCGTTGGGCGGTCGATGTGTGGGGGCGAGCGCTCGGTGTGTCCCCCGCACCGGCACCGACGGCGCGTTCGCTCATTGCGTCACCGCAGCTTCGGACCTCGGAGCCGGTGCCGTATGCCGCGGCGACGGGTGCCGCCGGCGCGGCGGCGGCCACCGCGAAAGCGACGTTGGCGCGCGCCACCACGCGCTTCGGGACCTGCCGCCGCTGCCCAGCACGCCGAAACCGCCGCGCCCGAATGCGCCGTCATGGGCCGGCGGGCCAGCGTCGTTCGGCGTCGGCGCCAAAGTGAAGCCCGCAGCGAGGTCGGCGCTGGCCAGCAGTGGACGACTCGTGCCCGGCGCATACCGCGTACAGGGTCCGAAGTATCAGCCGGTGGAGCGACTGGCAGCCCTGGTCCTGACGGGCATGCTGTCGATCATGCTCATTGTGACGATTGGGCAGAAATTTGGTCCGCAGACGCGGCGTTCGGGGAACGTCATCACAACTCGAGCTGAGGCCCCAATGCCCCGTACAGCCACGATCGCACCGGGACCCTCCACCGATTCATCGCCGGCACGATCGGGCCCGGAAACGGCCGCGGCGGCCCCGCACGAGCCTTTCACCAGCGCGACGGAGAGGGCCACCGCACCCAATGTCCCGTTCGTCTCGCCGATGCTGGCCGGTGTGGCGGGTCGCTACCGCGTGACCCAGCGCATCCGCTCCGTGGACGGCAGCTCCAGCTGCGAATCGGTGGCGAGCGCGCTTGGCGTGGGGCGCGAAAGCGAAGAGCGTATCACGCACGTGCCGGGGCGCGCCGCGTTCCGGCTCGATTCGCGCGGCGTCGCGGGAACGCTCGACTCCGAGGGGCGCTTTGTCGCCGGGCCCCTGTCGGGGACCACGAACAACATTCCCTGGCAATTCCGGATGCGCGGTCGCTTTGTGTCCAACGGCTTCATCGGCGAGACGGAGACGTACACGCAGGCGATTCTTCGCTGGGGGCGTACGCAGTCGTGCGTGGTGACCGCCGACTTGAGCGCGATCCGTCTTCCCGAGTGAGCGCCTGACATGACGGCATTCGCCGATCCGCGTGTGCGCATGCGCGACGCGCTGCGCCAGCTCGTGGAACAGGACCCCACCGCGTGGGATGGGCCCTCATTGCTAATCCTGCGCAACCGGCTGCTGGATTTCACCGGCAGTGACGCGCGTCCCCTGGCCGAACTGCTCATCGAAGCGCTGCGCCGCGGCTTCCGTGAGCGACTGCCGGAGGGCGCGTTGGAATCGGCGCGCTGGGACGCGCTGGTGGCGCCGTTCGTGATGCAATGGTCGGCCGAACGGTTCGTGCAGCCGGACATGGCGCGCTGGGCGGTGGAGTGCTGGGGCTACGCGCTGCGTACGATACAACCCGAGCAGCTCCGCATCGCGCCACCGCCCAAGCGAGAGCCGATTGCCGCGCTGGCCGCGCGATTGAATGCGACGGCCGCCTCGAGTGGTGTGCAAGCCGCCCGCAGCGCTGGGCTCCAGCTTGCGGGCGCGCCACGCGCGAACCCGCGCGGGCCTACACGAGCCGCGCCGGCGCGTGTCGTGGCGTCGGGACCAGCGCGCAGCGCCACGCCGTACAAGCCGTACACGCCGTACAGCCCCCGGGCGCGGGTCGCTGCGCCGGCGATGAATCCGTGGATCGCACGCGGCATGGTCGGCGTGCTCGGGCTCATGGGACTGGGTGTGATCGTGCAGGCCGCGATCGCGACCCGGAATGCACCGGCGGTGCCGACGGAGCGTGTCGCGACAGTATCGGTCGCCCCGCCAACCGCCGATGCTCGCGCGGGTGCGGCCAACGCGCTGGTGCCCACGATTTCCAATCGCGTGGTGCCGCCGAGTCTGACCGGCGGCGTGACGATCAATGCACCGGCGAATCCCGGCGTGCCGTCGATCACCCGCGCGATGCTCCCTACCGGCGCCGATAGCGGACGGATGCTGTTCGTCGATCCCGCCCGTCGCGCTGTCGGCGATTCGCGGCAGGCGAACATTCCGATGGTGGCGTCGCAAGCCACGTACGACGAGGTGCACCTCGAGGACGGTACCACGATGCGCGGCCGCGTGGAGATCGTGCGGGCCGGTGCGGTGATCTTCCGCGACTTGCGCACCGGGCTGCGTCACGAGCTGCGCAAGGAAGAGATCAACGAAATCATCACGGAATTCGGGACGCCGGTGCGCTTCCGCGCGAACGCGGTGCGTAGTGCCGGTGGCCCGCCACGTACGCGCGCCATGGTCACGGCCGCGACCAATGCGGGGCTGCGCGCGCGCGGCGTGGGCGGATCCTATCGCATCCGCTACGCAGCGCCGGTAGCGGTGGGCTCCAGCGAATGTGCGTCGGTATGGAGCCGCGCGCCTGATGCGGTGGACCGCGCCATCGTGCGCCATTTGCCGGGCGCCGACACGCTCACGCTGGCTTTCGATGCCGGCGACAATTTTCCGAGCAATGTCGATGCCGACGGATTCTTCGCGTCGACGTTTCGCATCGTGCCCGACCAGGCCCGCACCAGCACCGCGCTCACCACGCGACTCACCGGTCAGTTCCGCGCCAACGGCTCGCTGGCGCTCACGGTGAACATCGTCTTCTTCCGTCGCGTGCGCAGCGGCGCCGATCTGGCCTGCACGGTGACCGTAAAAGCAGAAGGCCAGCGCGAGTCCTAGCGCTGGCCTGTCGTCACACGGTCCCGACGACTACTTCGACTGCACCAGCAATCGATCGAACGATTCGACCTGGGTGGGCCCGAAGCTGGTCACCGTCACACTCTGCTTGGTGGCGGGGTCGTGGAGGACGAGCCGTCCGTCGACATAACGCACCAGCCGGAACGGCACTTCGGGGCCGATGCTCGCGGCACGGCGTTCGCGCGTGAGTGCGCGCATCGCACCGCGGAGAAAATTGTTGGTGCCGGGGCCAAGCTCGGCGGCCACTGTGTTGGTGGTCGCGTCCATCACCGTGATCGCGCCGCCGGGAACGTCGACGAAGCGCAAGGATCGCTCAGCCAGCACGGCCGTCGGAACTTCCCGGAACGCACCGAAGCCAAAAATCCGCGCCGAGATAGCGAGCCCGAACACGAAGACGACCAACGCCGCCGCCATGATAAGCGCCGGCCGGGGAACGATCAGCGGCCGGGCGTCGGGGCGTGCGCCCGGTTCCTGCTCGAAGTGAATGGGCGCGTTCATGCGGGCTGCGGTGCCAAATGTGGGTCACTCGCCGAAGCGCGAGAGGAATCGGCGGGCGCTCGCATCGCGCCTTCGGACGCATCAGCCACGGCCTGTGCCAGCAACGTGCCGATACGCTGCGCGTCGCGCAGTCCGCGCAGTACAGGCTGCGGCTGATTGATCGAAAACACGCGGCAGTGCGGCCACAGCGCGATGTAGGCCAGGCGATTCGGCTTGGTCAGCGTGAGCACCACCTGCCCTGTGCCGTCCTTGAAGACACCGACGCCAGCCGAATCGAGGATCGTGAACGGGACGTTGATCGACATTTCGAAGACCATGCCCAGCCGCAGGACCAGTCGCTGCGAGGTGATGGCGTACCACGATGTCCGGGCAACGACACCCGAGATCACGAAGACGATGGCCAGGACCAGCGCGGACAGCCCGACGCGAACCAGCAGGCTCACCAGAAAGTCCTGCGAGCTGAAGGCCAACGTGGTCGACGTAGCCCACACGATGGTCATCACGGCGAAGTAGGCCGCGAGCAGACGCCAATGAAACACATGCTTGGCGATCGGAAGGGCCTCTGGTGCGCCCTGCCAGAGGATATGCTCCCCCTCCGGCAGCGCGTGCGGCACGCCACGGATGTACTGCGGCGTGCCGTCTGCGCCGGAACTCATATGATCGGCTCGCTCCGTTCGGCCATGGCGTAGAGATGACCGCCGGCGTAGTAGGCGCAAACCATATCTTCTTCGAGGAGCGTGATCTGATCATCGCGCTTCAGGGCCGGCACGTTGGCGAACTGGGCGGCCGTGATCGCCTTCACGAGCAGCTTGTCGTTGCCCCAGAGCCCGAAGTTCGGCCACTGCACGAATCCGGCGGGGAGCATCACGCGCCGCTCGCTGCCGGTCAGCTGCACTTCGTAGTAGGTCACCTGCGGCTCGGCGCGATTCACCCACAGCTCGATCACCGTACCGGCCACCTGCTTGTCAGCCGCTACCACCGGAAGTCCGCGCGGATCCGGATCGCCCTTGGCGATCGAGTACGTCGGATCGAGACGCATAGGCACGATCTTGGCCGTGTTGTGGAACGTCATGTCGGGCGTGTCGGACCGATTGGCCCACGACGAAGGACCGACCCCGTCGATCATCGGATCGCCGGTCGGAATGAGCGCCGACCCGTTGTAGCTATCCGCCGGAACAGCCTTGATATCGGACATCAGTGCGTCCCCTCGCCGCTGGTCGGGCGATGAATGTAGGTCTTCTTTTCGGGCATCGCCGGCCAGCCTTCACGCGGACCCTGAGGCGATTCGAGCGGATACCCTTCGCGCTTGTCTTCCCGACGGATGTAGATGATCAACCCGAAGAAGAACAGCCAGAACGCATACAGTGCGATCTGCGCGCCATCGATGTATTGCATAGGTCGACTCCGGTACGAAGGGTGACGGTCAGGCCGGTAGATCGGCAAGGCCGAAGGACCGCGGCGTCGCATCGGCCGGGGCACGACTGGCCCTCCGACGAGCAACTAACGGCCCGAGTGCGACGAGTGTCGCGAACAGCGAGAAAATCTCGAGGTGATACACCACCGAATACGGCACCGAGGGAACACTCATCCCCGGGCCCAACGCGCCCCGCTCCACCAGATGCGACAGCCAATCTTTGAGGAGCCCACTGAGGGCGAACGACAACCCTTCCGCGGTCGCGAACACCGCGCCCCACGCGCCGAGCGCGATGCCGTGCTGCGACGCGTCCTTCAACTGCATCGCGAACGACAACGTACCGACACCGAACAACCCTTCACCAAAGCCGATCAGCCCGACGCCAATGCGAAAGAGCAGCGCAGAATCGAGCGGCGCGGCGAACACGATCATGGCAAAGCCAATGATGCCGCCCAGCGCGCCAAGGGCGGCCAGCCGGATGGGATCGCGCTGCCGACGCAGCAGCTCGGCCGACAGGGCGAAGGCCGCGACGGCCCCCGCTGCCATGATGGCGGTGAGCATGGTGGTCTGCGACACCGTGAGATGCAGGATCTCACCACCGTACGGCTCCAGCAGGACGTCCTGCAGATTGAACGCGAAGAAGCCGATGCCTGACGCGACCAGCAAACGCACCGCCTGCCCGCCGCCGGCGAAGGTACGCCACGCATCCCGGAAGCGTGGCCGGATCTCGTCCTTCGTGTATTCCACGACGCCCTTCACGCGCGCTTCCTGTTTCCACAGGGAGACCGCGTTACAGATCACGGTGAAGACCGCCGTCCCCTGGATGACCTGAATCAGCTTGAGCGGTGTGAAGTCGCGCAGGAACTGCTCGAGGACGAGCGCCGAGATCAACGTGCCGAGCAGCATCATGAGATACATGAGCGCAATCACGCGCGGGCGCTTGTCCTCACGCACCACATCGGTCGCCAGCGCGAGGCCGGCCGTCTGTGTGGTGTGGGCACCAGCACCGACGAGCAGGAAGGCCAGCGCCGTGCCGGCGTATCCGATCCAGGCCGGCCCCCGTCCACCATGCTCGGACAGCACGAGCAGCGCGAACGGCATGATGGCCAGGCCACCGAACTGCAACTGGGTGCCGAGCCAGAGGTACGGCACCCGCTTCCAGCCGAGGATGCTGCGATGCGTATCGGAGCGGAAGCCGACCAGCGCCCGCAGCGGCGCCACGAGCAACGGGATCGCGAGCATGATCGCCACCAACGACGCGGGGACGTTGAGCTCGAGGATCATGACACGATTGAGCGTGCCGACGAACAACGTCTGCACCATGCCGACCGACAGCTGAAAGAGCGCCAGTCGCATGAGGCGCGACAATGGCACCTCGGCGGTGGCGACATCGGCAAAGGGCATGAATCGACCCGAGAGGCTCGACAACCCTTTGACGAAGACATCTGCTGGATTTGGCATATCGTGTGTTCGCGCCTACCAGACGGGCTGCATACGCACATCGGCCGGCAACGCCTGACGATGTGGGGGACGGAGATACAGCTGCACGAAGGTGAGCGCATTCGCTCCCTTGAGCAGCACCACCTTGACCTTCGAGAAGAACCCGCCTGCCGCCTCGGCCTTCCGCATGGCATCCGTGTTGCGCCACATCCGGTCCATCAACGCCCAGAAGGCCTCGCTCTCGGTATCCACCGTATCGGGAAACACCTGACGGCTGATCTGGTTCGTGAGCGTGATGACGCGACGATCGTAGTCGTCGACATCGATGCCCATATGCTTGAAGAACGGCGCGCGCGCGTGGTCGCGCACGTACATGGTGCAGAACACGGCCAGCAGGAAGAAGCGGATCCAGAGCTTATTGCGCCCTTCCAACAGTTCTGGGTTGGAGCGCATCAGCACGGCAAACGCCTCACCGTGACGGAACTCGTCGAGGCACCAGTTCTCGAACCACTTGAAGATCGGGTGGAAACGCTTGTCTGGCTGCTTCTCGAAGTTGCGGAAGATCGTCACATATCGCGCGTACCCGATCTTCTCGGAGAGGTACGTCGCGTAGTAGATGAACTTCGGCTGGAAGAACGTGTACTTCTTCGCCTTCGTGAGGAAACTGAGATCGACGGCGACGTCGAAATCGTTCAACGTGTGATTGATGAAGCCGGCGTGCCGTCCTTCGTCCCGGCTCATGAAGCCGAAGAGCTCGCGGACTTCCGGATTCTTGATCCGCTTCTTGATCTCGGCGTACAGAATGCACCCACTGAATTCCGCCGTCACCGACGACACGAGGAATTCGATGAACTGCTCGCGCAGTTCGGGGTCCATCGCCGAAAGATCCGCGTCGAATTCTTCGTTGCGCTTGAAGTGGTTCTTGTTGGGATCCCGACGGAACTCCGCCAGGATGTCATCCCACATCTGCTGGTGCTCGGTCTTGATCTTGAGGGCGTCGATCTTCGCGAAATCCGTGGTATAAAACCTCGGGCTCAGAATCGCGTCCTGCTGGGCGTTCTTGGTGCTGTCGTTCACGTTGTCATACGCGCGAACGGGCAACTCGGTAGCGGTAGGGTACATAAGTGGGTCTGTTTCCTCAGCCTTCGAAGCCGACGTCGTACAGTTCGTAGAGCTCGGTGCCGCCGGTCAATTTCACGAACTGCCGACGCAACCAGCTGGCGCGCTGCACGGTGGCCCGGGAGGAATACGTGCGCTGCGTTCCGAACGGAATGCGCGTCGGCGTATTGTGGACCAGCACCTCATCACCGGGATCGACTTCCACGCCGTCCAGATCAACATGCGCGTGAAAGTGATCGTGCGTCGACTCGAGATCGATCGTACACGCCACCTCCACCTTGCGCTGCATCACGAACCACGCGCCGGCCGAGGCCGCGCCGATCCCTGCCAGTATCCAACCCAAACCATCGATCACGTCGTTCCCTCGAAACCAGAAGTCGTCAGCGCCGCGGGGCGTGTGAGCCCCCCAACGAACTGTGGTGCAACGCAATGGCCATGGAACGATAAAATCCACGCTCCACGAGCCGTGTCCCAACCATACCCCACGTATCAAGGACCGGCGAGCCCAGAAGCCCCGTCCGGAACGCCCTTTCCGACACCGGCACGATCGCCGGCGCCCGGTCGGCCCGCGGAAACAGCCGCCCGACCGCCCGAAGGGCCACCAGCAACGGCGTGCCTGGCACCACGGTAATCAGCATACGCTCGCGAACCCGCGGGGCCAGAGTACCCAGGGCGGCGATCATCTCGGGGAGATCGTAGTGGATCAGGGAGTCCATCGCCACCAGATGGTCGAACGTACCAAGGGACGGATCCAGCATATCCCCGCTTCGGAAGTCGATGTCGACGCCCTCGGCTTCCGCCCGCTCCCGCGCATGGTCGACCAGCGTGGGCGACAAGTCGATCGCGACCACCTCGGCCCCCCGCTTGGCCAGATCAATGGCGAGCGTACCCGTGCCGCAGCCCGCATCGAGGATGCGCACGCCGTGCAGGTCGGGACTCAACCAGGCCAGAAGGGTGTGCCGCATCTGATCTCGACCGGCGCGCACCGACGCCCGGATCTTGGAGACCGGCGCATCGGAGGTGAGCGTCTTCCACGCCGTTGCCGCCGTGCGATCAAAATATTCCCCGATCCAGGCCCGCCGCTCGAGGTACGACACCGATGTGGCGTGCGAACCCCCAGGTGACGTTCCGTCGAACGACGGACCTGGATTCGTGGAAACCTCAGGAGAGATGCGAGTGGCCATTAGTCCAACCCCAAAAGGTCGAAGATCTCGCGATCCTTGAGTGGATTCGCGGGCAACGGTACCACGTCATCGAGCATGCGCGAGGCCAGCAGCATGTACTGCTCCTGTGCCGCGATCACTTCCGGTGAATCTTCCATCTCGAAAATCGTGCACTTCTTCAGGCGACTACGGCGGATCGCATCGATGTCCTGGAAGTGCGCCATCGTTTTCAGACCCACCGCGTTGTTGAAGCGATCGATCTCGTTCGTATCCTTGGACCGATTGGCGACCACGCCCCCCAGTCGCACCTTGTAGTTCTTGGACTTCGCTTGAATCGCGGCAATGATGCGGTTCATCGCGAAGATGGAATCGAAATCGTTGGCCGTGACGATCAGGCAATAGTGCGCATGCTGGAGCGGCGCGGCGAACCCGCCGCACACGACGTCGCCGAGCACGTCGAAGATCACGACATCGGTGTCTTCGAGCAGATGATGCTCCTTCAGCAGCTTCACCGTCTGGCCGGTCACGTAGCCACCGCAGCCGGTGCCGGCCGGCGGACCGCCCGCCTCGATACACTGCACGCCGTTGTAGCCCTCGAACATGAAGTCTTCGGGGCGCAACTCTTCAGAATGGAAGTCGACCGATTCGAGCACGTCGATCACGGTCGGCACCATCTTCTTGGTGAGCGTGAACGTGGAGTCGTGCTTCGGATCGCATCCGATCTGGAGGACGCGCTTGCCCAGACGCGAGAACGCGGCCGACAGATTCGAGGACGTGGTGCTCTTGCCGATGCCGCCCTTGCCATACACGGCAATGACCAACGCACCGTCGATCTTGGTGTTCTCGTCGAGGTGCACTTGCAGGCTACCTTCGCCGTCACCCACGGCGTCGAGAATCGGCAGTCGGGTCGCGGTCATCGTGTTACTCCGGTCGTATGGCTAATCATGCGTACACCCCCTCCAGACGGTCTTCGAGGTCCGCTGCCGCATTGCGCAGCGCCTCGAGCGTCGCTTCATCGGGGGACCAGAACCCGCGGTCGTTCGCTTCCAGCAGACGCTGCGCCAACCCCGACGCGGCATCCGGATTCGCCTGAGCGAGACGCTCGCGCATGGCATCATCGAGCACAAAGGTCTTCGTCGCTTCAGCGTACACCCACTCGGGCACGGCGCCCTTGCCGCCCGTCGCCGACCAGCCGAACGTGGTGATCACGTGGCCCGCGATGTTACGCGCGCCTTCGTAGCCGTACTCCAGCTGGCTCTCGTACCACCGCGGGTTGAGCAGCTTGGTGCGCGACTCGAGTTCGACCTGTTCGGTCAGCGTGCGCACCTTGCCCTGCGCGTTGTTGTAGTCGCCCACGTACACGGCCGGCGCTTCACCGCCACGCTGCTGCGCGATCACGCGCGTCATGCCACCCAGCGACTCGACGTACTGGTCGATGTCGGTGGCGCCGAGGTCGACGGAGTCGAGCCCTTGGAACGACAGCGTGGCCTGCCCAAGCGCCCGCTTCATCAGCGCCGGCTGGCACGACGGACGGCCGTCGGTGCCGTACGCGAAGCCCTTCCGCTGCACGAACAGATCGGCCAACTCGTCTTCCTTCTCCCACTTGCCGGTGTCG
This region of Gemmatimonas groenlandica genomic DNA includes:
- the puhC gene encoding photosynthetic complex assembly protein PuhC is translated as MNAPIHFEQEPGARPDARPLIVPRPALIMAAALVVFVFGLAISARIFGFGAFREVPTAVLAERSLRFVDVPGGAITVMDATTNTVAAELGPGTNNFLRGAMRALTRERRAASIGPEVPFRLVRYVDGRLVLHDPATKQSVTVTSFGPTQVESFDRLLVQSK
- a CDS encoding protein kinase domain-containing protein, producing the protein MGTVSCRLTDGRVLQLEDEPVGTGAEKRVFLTRDRQYAVGFYYGSLSDRRERVDRLTRILTNYNPTLAANGAYWTPYYSWPVGMVDGEHAVPTDFVRKQQLVWPPLGVVTPTYRPNFYFADRFGTKQEKEVRWFTGGKASKFVPQAEAGSLLTRMQIAVRLARAVRRLHMAGLAHADLSNKNVLVDPKAGDACIIDIDSLVVPGVAPPSVLGTPGYIAPEVLANKAQPSIATDKHALAVLLYELLLERHPLQGKKVNSSRSAEEDETLSMGAQALFVEHPTDRRNPSVKAIDVPYTRLGPALAQCFTRTFVDGLHAPSKRADAAEWELALYRTMQRMHPLPSGKWTIVGAGLPNTSLRGDERLAGTPLVAQLWRDTDRGMVDEKDQLVLWHHLMLHDWHLCLGTLPDERADRTPRGYVAQHGGKWWLVNTSDTPWYVEGGAAIGRNASVECVSGLALRISDAVPARVLRFSHVG
- the puhA gene encoding photosynthetic reaction center subunit H; translation: MSDIKAVPADSYNGSALIPTGDPMIDGVGPSSWANRSDTPDMTFHNTAKIVPMRLDPTYSIAKGDPDPRGLPVVAADKQVAGTVIELWVNRAEPQVTYYEVQLTGSERRVMLPAGFVQWPNFGLWGNDKLLVKAITAAQFANVPALKRDDQITLLEEDMVCAYYAGGHLYAMAERSEPII
- a CDS encoding vWA domain-containing protein, which translates into the protein MSTRRLPVYILADVSGSMQGTPIESVKSGIRQLHRDLLGDPQAIESAYLSVLTFSNSAQQLVPLTEVAMFNPPELQASGQTNFGDGLRLLLEVFERELVRTTADQKGDWRPLVFILSDGAPTDVDWPVYAQQLRERRPANIIAVACGDQADVEALKQVTEIVIQMQDMSPDAFKAFFRFVSASVKQTSAKVGAMADGGGITLPPPPPGITIVP
- the puhB gene encoding photosynthetic complex putative assembly protein PuhB; this encodes MSSGADGTPQYIRGVPHALPEGEHILWQGAPEALPIAKHVFHWRLLAAYFAVMTIVWATSTTLAFSSQDFLVSLLVRVGLSALVLAIVFVISGVVARTSWYAITSQRLVLRLGMVFEMSINVPFTILDSAGVGVFKDGTGQVVLTLTKPNRLAYIALWPHCRVFSINQPQPVLRGLRDAQRIGTLLAQAVADASEGAMRAPADSSRASASDPHLAPQPA
- a CDS encoding PP2C family serine/threonine-protein phosphatase, which codes for MPDETSESETRDTLLPEVPVAAPVAAEPARAIWTVTPPISPWCPAEWSAHLDAVAPGLVRPDAHGPLAEATGMRAARDGWSLLVASRRGRLHAHRGDHREDAGQLLLFDHGWCAAVADGAGSATYSRLGAAIATHVATHTVRETLHHGHADTTQPSLLGRALEAGATAANHALRDFAAKCGLALRDLRTTLLVAAHHGGRIGLLQVGDGASAWLNADGTVSQPLSGAITEFSGEVAHFLPDDGAIEHLVQSLVIRDAAHCAALILATDGVEDPWYPFTRHAGPLYAQLLHGVNDAVSAGGVTSSHPAPVLSASDPVHALIEWLAFEKRGENDDRTLCVIRQDGVAWAP